DNA from Verrucomicrobiia bacterium:
AGGGCCTCCTCGTCGGTGATGGCGGTGCAGTGCATTTTGTGGTCGAGGATGGCGTTGGCGATGGCGCGGAGGTAGAACTTGAGCTGGTTGAGCCGGAGGCGCAGGTCGCCTGCGCCAAAGCCCTGGTCGAGCATCATTTGCTCGGTGTAAACCGCCCAGCCCTCCACGTACACGCCGCTGGCGAGCACTTTGCGGATGAGCGAGGGGACGCGGTTGGCGTACTCATGCTGCACGTAGTGGCCGGGGTAGGCTTCGTGGATGGTCAGGATTTGCAGCATGTGCTGGTTGTATTCCTCCAAAAAACTTTTCACGCGCTCGGGCGGCCAGTCGCGGGGGGGCGGGCTGATGGCGTAATAGCCGGTGGCTTCAGGGTCCAGGGGGGGCGGCGAATTCATGTAGGCGATGGCGTTGCCGCGTTGGAATTCCGGCATTTCGATGATCTGGCAGCGATCGGGGGCGGGCAGTTGCAGGATGTCGGCCGCGGTGATGAATTGTTTGATGCGGGCCACGGTGGCGCGGGCATCCTTGATCAAATCCGCCGGGCGGCCATGCTCCTGGCCCACCCGTTGGATGACGAGCGCCACGGTCTGGCGGCGTCCCTCCGGGGTGTCCGGGGGGATGACCTGCCCGGGGAAATACACGCCCCAGAGCTGGCGGGCCACCACGTACAATTCCTGCTCCACGCGGGCAAACTCGGCTTCGGCCATCTGCAACAGGGTGTCGGCGTCCCAGCCGGTTTGCAGGGTCAGCTCGAGTTTGCGGCTGAACTTGTCGCGGCCGAGGCGCCAGTTGCCGGTGGCGCGGGGGAGCAGCTCCTGCTCCAGGAATTGCTGGTGCGCCCGCAACACGGGCAGCACGGCGTTGGCGGCGGCCTTGAGGCGCGGCAATTGCGGGGTGCGCCCCACCAGGTCGAAAAGCGTTTTCTCGTAAAAGTTGATGGCCCCGCGGTTTTGGCGGATGGCGGTTTCCACCATCACCCGCGGGGGATGCTTGAGACTGCGGCGGGCTTCGGCCACGACCTGGGGCAGGAAGGCCATGCGGGCGATGGCGTTGCTGACGTTGGTTTCCCGGGGCAGGGTGGATTGCGCCAGCACCAGATAGATGCTGTCATTGAGGTATTGGTTGTACACCCGCGGGTCCTCGGCCCAGGGGTCTTGGTTTTCCATGAGCCAGAGCGTGCGTTCGAGGCTGCTGCGGAAGATTTCATAATCCACCTGGCCGTCGCGGCTGAGGGCCTGGTAATTCACGGCCTGCGGCAGGGCGGCCAGCGTGGCGCGGCAGTCCTCTTTCCACCTGGCGCGCGCGGAGGGGGAAATATCGTCCAGCCGATGATCATAGCGGTGGTCCCCCAATTCGGTGGCCAGCAGGGGGCGCTGGCGCAGTTGTTCCTCCAGATGTTGGCGGAAGAAGTCCGCCAGTTTTTGATCTTCAGCCGAAGCGGCGGCGGCCCAGGAAATACCGAGACAACCCAGCGCGAGCAGCCCACTTAACCAGAAACATTTTTTCATGCGTTCTGCGCCTTAATATGCGCGCCCCCCGGCAGCCCTGCCAGACAAAAGCGGCGGGGAGTGCGCTGGCCTCCGCATTGCCCAGGCAGCAGGGGATGCTTTTGTTGAGACTTGCGTGGGCGGGCGGGGCCATTAAAGTCTCGCTCATGCCTGCCTCACTGCGCTCTTGCTGCAAACGGTTTTTCTTGACGGCCCTGGTTTTGTCTGCGAGCTGGCCGCTGGGCGCCCAGAGCCAGCTATCGGGCCGCGTGCATCATCCGCGGTACGAGGGAGGCGAGCCGCTTTATTGCGCGGCGGTGATGGTGTTTGCCAGCCAGAAAGGGGGGCAAGCCGAGGCCCGCGGTTTTCGCACGTGGGAAACTCATCCGGCGGGGTGGTATTTGATTGCAGGCCCGCCCGGGGAGTACACCGTTTGGTTCACGCAACCGGGCGGTTTTTTCCGCCCTCAGATTTTAAGCCCGGTGATCTTGCGGGATGGCGAGAAACTGGACGGGCGCGATGTGACGCCCAGTTTTGATTACGCCTGCTTTTATGAGGGGGCTTGGGACAGCCGGCCGGCCACGGAATATTATCAGGTCTTCACCGCGCGCGGGCACAGCCTGACGGCGGTGGGAATCCGGCTGGCGCATGACGGGGTGGATGGCCAGGGGCCGGGGAGCCAGACTTTGGTGGCGACGGTGCATCGGGCGGGGGCCGGCACGCCGGATCAGTGGCCGCAGGTCGGGCCGCCGGGGGTCATTCCCAAGGTGGATTGCGGGGGCGCCAAGAATTACGCCTATGCCACGGCGTGGGATTCCGGCGAGGTGCCATTAATCCCCGGGGAGAAGTACGCCATCCGGCTGCGCGCGGAAAAAGAGGGCGGCGTGATGCAGACGTTCTGGCGGACGAATACGGCGGCCGAGCCGTCGCTGTACCGCGTGGGGAAGGACGGCAGCCGCGGCTGGGGGCCGCAGCAGCTCTGGCTGGCCGTGGCCACGGATGCGGAGGGGTGGGTGATTCCCTACAACAAAAAAGTGCATCTGGCGTATCAGGAATTTGCCGGTTTCGCGCAGCGCTGGAGCCAGACGTATGTGGCCCGGGGCCGGAGCCTGGCCGGGGTGCTGCTGCATGCGGCGGTGGGCGGCGCGCAACCGCCCTTGAGCCGCCAGCGGGTGGTGGTGCGCGTGCGGCAGGGCGGGCCGGAGGGGCCGGTGGTGGGGGTGGAGAAAATTGCCATCGGCAATGGCAACTACACGGGCGATGCGTCGTGGGGCATGTTTGGCGCGGCGTACGCGCGCGGCGAAGTGCCGCTGACGCCGGGCGCCACGTATGCGCTGGAGTTTGAGAGCATCGAAAACTACGAAACCTTGCATGGCTTTGTGAACATCAAGGGGGACGTGAGCGATGACCGCCCGGGGTTTAATCCCTACAAGAAGGTGGCGCCGGATGATTACGCGCACGGGACGGCGTATAAATTGGGACGCGAGGCCATGCCGTTTGATCTGGATATGCAGGTGGTGGAATACCTCAGTGCCAGCGCGCCGCCGCCCGGCCCCAATCTCTTGCGGCAGGGCGACATGCAGGCGGCCGAGGGCGAGCTGCCCGCCGGCTGGACCCCCTTCAAAGTCGAGCCGGCCACGCGGCTGGTGCGGTTTGCGGATGGTCCCGCCAACACCAATTTCACGGCGCGGGTGGTGGGCGGCAGCGCGACGGGGGCGCGGGCGGATGGCGGGTTTGTGCAACAGGTAGGCGGGTTGAACCGCTTTGCGGCCTACCGGCTCACCGGCAAGATTCGTTCTTCTTGGCCGCTGGACTGGCAGCATCAAACGATGGTGGGCATTGATCCCACCGGCCAGACGGAAAACCCGGATGCCCCCACGGTGCAATGGAGCAAAGGCCCGCTGCTGCATGGGGTATATGTGGATTACCGCAGCGAGCCGGTGCGCCCGCAAAAGGATCGGCTGAGCATCTGGTTGCGCGGGCGCACGACGATGACCAATGATTATCGGTTCACCGCCGATTTCGATGATTTCGCCTTGCGGGAGATCCTCGAATAAACCGGCCGGGCCACGCGGGGGCTGAGGGTTAGTAGCCCCCGCCGCCGAGGGAGGCAGGGCCGGCGGCGGCGGCTTCGCCGGCGGCGCGCTTTTTGTATTCCTCCAACATGGCGGCCGAGGCGGTGGCGCCGCAACGGGTGCAACCCAGATCCCGCACGAGGATCAGTGCGTCCAAATCGCGCACGCCGCCGGCGGCTTTGACCTGCACCTTGGGGGAGACGTGCGCGCGCATCAGGCGCAAATCATGCTCGGTGGCGCCGCGGTAGCTGTACTTGCCGTCCGGCCCCTTGACGAAGCCATAGCCGGTGCTGGTTTTGATCCAGTCCGCTCCGGCCCGTTCGCTGATCTGGCAGAGGCGGATTTTGATTTCGTCATTGGGCAGGTAATCATTTTCAAAGATGACCTTGACCTTGGCGCCGTGGGCGTGGGCTTCTTCACACACGGCGCGGATGTCAGCCTCCACATAGTCCCAGTCGCCGCTGAGGGCCTTGCCGATGTTGATGACCATGTCAATTTCCACCGCGCCATCCTGGCAGGCCACGCGGGTTTCGTAACGTTTGACCTCGGTGGCGCTGTTGCCGTGGGGGAAGGCCACCACGGCACCGACTTTGACGCCGGTGCCGCGGAGCAGCTCGGCGGCGCGTTTGACGAAATAAGGTTTGACGCAGACGGAGGCCACGCGATAACGGGCCGCCAGCCGGCAGCCTTCCTCCATTTCCTGATCCGTGAAGGTGGGATGCAGCAGGGAGTGATCCAGCATCCCGGCCAGCTCTTCATAAGAGTATTGCATGGCGGCAGTCTGCCAGAAGATCCCGCGCAAGGCGAGTGAGGATTGCCCGGGCGAAAATTCCGGCGCCCGGCTATCGGAAGCCCAAGGGATTCAGGGATGGCGGGCGCGGTGTCCGGTTTCCAAAAAGTGCTTGCAATTATTGGGCAGGCGGACAGATTAGGCACCCTGATAAGGGTGCGGCGTCCGCAAGGGCGGACGTTGCCAGAAAGTGGATTACTGCCAACAACGTGTCGAAAGAAGAACCGATTGAATTTGACGGCCGGGTGACGCAAGTGCTCCCGGGGACAATGTTTCGCGTGGCCCTGCCCACCGGGCACGAGGTGCTGGCGCATATTTCGGGCAAAATGCGCAAGAACTTCATCCGCATCAGCGTGGGCGACAAGGTGCGGGTGCAGATGTCGCCCTATGATTTGGGCAAGGCCCGGATCACCTACCGCATCAATCAGTAGGTGGCGGGGCTGTTAAGGGCCGCATGGCCCGCGAAGGTTCAGGCGGGGCGGCCGGTTTCCGTTTTTCCCAGCTCTTCGAGCAAGTCCTCCATGGTCCACGCGCCGCCGCGTTGCTGCAGGCGGTCGGCGGCGGCGCCATGCTCCCAGACTGCATAGCGAATGGCCGTCATGGCCCGCGCGGCGAGGGTCGGCTGGGCCAGCCAGCCGGCAAGGTATCCTGCCAGCACATCGCCGGCGCCGCCTTGCGCCAGATGCGGGTTGCCGGTGGGGTTAAGGAAAGTGCCGGTTTTGTGTTCGTGCACCACCGTCAGGCGGCCTTTGAGGACGATGTGGCAGCCGGGGAATTTTTCGTTCAGGGCCTGCACGGCCGCGCAGCGATCCCGGAGAATGTCGGCCACGGAGCATTGCAAGAGACGCGCCGCCTCGCCCGGATGAGGGGTCATCACCCGCAGGCCGGCAGCGGGGCCGGGCTCCAGCATGTCCAGGGCGCTGGCGTCGGCCACGACGGGGCCGGGGAATTCGCGCCACAAGGCGATGAGCGCCGGCTTGAGTTCCTGATGGTGCAAGGCGCCGGCCAAACCGGGGCCGAGCAGCCAGGCATCGCATGCTTTTTGCTCGAAGGTGTGCGGCGTCCAGACGCAAACCATGGGCGCGCGCAACTGCGAGGCAATCGGGATGTAGGTGCCTTCCATGGTGGCCACGGTGATCAGGCCGGGCTGGGCTTTTTGCGCTCCCAGGGCGGCCAGCACGGCCGCGCCGTGATAGCCGGCGCTGCCGGCCACCAGGCCCAGGTGGCCAAAGGTGCCTTTGTGTCCCGCCACCGGCCGGCGCGGGGGGAAATGGCGGAAATCTTCGGGCAGGGTCCATTGCACGCGGTGGCTGAAGGGACAGGGGATCAAACCAATGTCGGGCGCGACCCAGAGGCGGCCGGTGAATTCCGCCGCCTCTGGTGCGAGCAGTCCCCATTTGGGAGCGCCAAAGGTGACGGTGAGGGTGGCGCGCACGGCGGCGCCGAGGGGCTGTGCGGTATCGGCGTCCAGGCCGCTTGGCACATCCACGGCGGCCACGGGCCAGCCGGAGGCATTGATCTCCTCCACCAGCGCCCGCCAGGCATCACCGAGGGGGCGATTAAGGCCAATGCCAAACAAACCGTCCACGATCCAACCCGGGGTGGCGGCATGCCGTGCAAGGTGGGCTTTGAGTTCCGGCAGGGCGGCGGCGGGATCGTGCACATTAAGCAGGATCACTTGCTCGCGCGGAAAACATTCCGCCGCAGCTCGGGCGTCGTCGCCGTTGTGGCCACGTCCGGCAAGGATGAGGAGGGGTTGCGGGGGTTGCCACCAGTGCTTCAACTCGGCGGCGAAGGCAGTGCCGGCCTGGCGAATGACGTCCGTTTCCGAGCGGCCGGCGGCCCAGGTTTGGTTTTCCCACTCCCGCATCTGCGCAATGGAAATGACAGGCACTGGCATGAAGGGGATTGTAACTGCCGGGGGACGGGTGACAACCTCCGAGTCGCAGGGAAGTAGGGGGCTGCCGGGCTGGTGGCGGGTGTTTGGCGGGCAAGAGGCTGGGGCCGGCGCGGGACGAAACTCCTGTGCATGGGCCGGGGTGCAGGCGGCGCGGGGAGACTTTGGGGTGGGCGGTTAAAACCGCAAGGTGACCACCACTTTGCAGGAGATTTCGCTCCACTGGCGGGAGAGGCGCCATTCCTCGACGGCCATGCCCTGGTTGAAGACGAGGTAGGCGTCGCAACCGGGGCGGAAGGTCCAGCGGAGGCGGCTGTTCCAGCCGGCGGAGCGGGTTTGGTTTTCGTATTGCACGAGGTTGTTCCAGGAGAGGTTGGGGGTGAAGGTCAGGTTGAGGCGCAGGCCGGCCAGGCGCGCATCAAAGTCGCCACTGGGCAGGCGGACCCGGCGGAGCTGATAATTCAGGCCCCACAGCCAGTGACTGGAGGGGCGCCAGTTCAACTCGGTGAGATAGTCCTGGCGCGTGCCGTGGTAATAGTCGCCGTGGCGATAATTGAAGAACCAGCTCAGGGGGCGGGCCTCGCTGGTGCGGAGGAAGGTGCGGAAGCCGCCCCAACCGTAATCGTCGGCCGGGATCCAGACGCCGGGCCACATCTCGAAAGGCGCGTCCACCACGTCGCGGTTGAGTGAGTATTCCATGTACCACGTGTCGCCGGCGGGGGTGGTGAGCATCAGGTAGGGCAGGTCATAATCTTCCTCAATCAACCGGCCGCTGGTATCGGTGGCCCAAGTGGGCCGCACGCCCAGGGATATCGAGCGCAGCGCGCGGGTGTTGAGCCGCCAGACATAACGGGAGCCCAGGATGTACTGGCGAATGTCCCGCCGGGAAACGAAGCCGAGGGCGGGGTCGAAGCGGGCGTCCACCTGGCGGAAGATGGCCTCCGCCTCCAGCGGCTCATTGGGGAAATCCAATTTGAACCCCCAGGCCAGGCCGCGGCCGCCTTTGGCGTCGGAGTCGCTCATGAGCAGGAAGGCGTGGCCCAGCAACTGGCGGTTGCCGGGCAGGCGGCTGTTGAGATAATTGAAGTCCGCGCCCACCACGGTGTTATCGCCGCGCTGGCGGGGATCGCCGTGGGTCAACAGCAATCCCACGTTGGACTCTTCAAAGACCAGTTGGGAGAGGCGGGCGACGGTGAGATTTTTGGAGGGCACATCCCGATAGGCCTCCTGCTGGACATTGAGCAGTCCAAGGGTGGTGCCATTGAGCCGCCCGGTGAGTCGCGCCCCGCCCAGCAAATCCACCGGCATGCCATCCTCCGCCAGACCGATGCGGCGTGAGTAAAACGGCAGGGGCGAGTAGGTGAGGCCGCCGAAGCGCCATACCGAGGCGTCCTGCAAAAAGAAATCGCGCTTTTCCGGGAAGAACAACGGAAAGCGGGTGAGATTGACCACCCGCTCATCCACCTCCGCCTCGGCAAAATCGGTGTTCAAGGTGCCCTGGAGCTTGAGCATGGGGGTGATTTGGTAAGTGACGTCCAGGCCGGGGCGGAATTCCCATTGTTGCCGGGCATTGAGGCGGTCATCGCGGAATTTGCCGCTGGCGAAGGGCCGCAGCTCCAGGCCTTTGCCCTGGCGGAGTTTTTCGAGGCCCTGGATTTGTCCAAAATCGGCCAGCGTGGTCATGGCCTTGGCCGGGCTGAGGGCGGTCCAGCGGACGATTTCCTGTTTGCGGCGGATGACGCGCTCGAAGTTGCAGCCCCAGGCGTTGGTTTGGGGATCAAAGCCCAGGCTGCGGAAGGGGATGGCCAGCTCGGCCGTCCAGCCGTGTTCGTCCACCCGGGCGTGGGCATGCCAGAGGGTGTCCCAGGATTTGTTGGCCACGCTGAAATTTTCGATCAGGCCTTCGGCGCGGACGCCCGCCGGATTGACCATGAAGTAGCAGCCCTCGCGCTGGCGGTTGAACGAGTCCAGCGCCACCATGAAATAATCGTCGCTGCGGAGGTTGGCGTCGTGCTGCATTTGTTTGGCCAGAATGGACTGGGGCTGGGAATCATAACAGCGGACGCCGATGTAAAGGTAATCGCGGGTGAACAGCAGCCGCACCTCGGTGGTCTCGGAAGGAGGCGCCCCTTCGACGGGCAGGACTTGCGTAAAATTGGTGAAGGCCGGGGCTTTGGCCCAACAGGCATCATTCAGCCGGCCGTCCATCTCGGGCGGGTGCTCCGTGAAGGTGACTGGCCAGAGGGCGGTGGAAGGAGGCAGCGGGGGGGGCGCAAGCGCCGTCTCCTGC
Protein-coding regions in this window:
- a CDS encoding DUF885 domain-containing protein, encoding MKKCFWLSGLLALGCLGISWAAAASAEDQKLADFFRQHLEEQLRQRPLLATELGDHRYDHRLDDISPSARARWKEDCRATLAALPQAVNYQALSRDGQVDYEIFRSSLERTLWLMENQDPWAEDPRVYNQYLNDSIYLVLAQSTLPRETNVSNAIARMAFLPQVVAEARRSLKHPPRVMVETAIRQNRGAINFYEKTLFDLVGRTPQLPRLKAAANAVLPVLRAHQQFLEQELLPRATGNWRLGRDKFSRKLELTLQTGWDADTLLQMAEAEFARVEQELYVVARQLWGVYFPGQVIPPDTPEGRRQTVALVIQRVGQEHGRPADLIKDARATVARIKQFITAADILQLPAPDRCQIIEMPEFQRGNAIAYMNSPPPLDPEATGYYAISPPPRDWPPERVKSFLEEYNQHMLQILTIHEAYPGHYVQHEYANRVPSLIRKVLASGVYVEGWAVYTEQMMLDQGFGAGDLRLRLNQLKFYLRAIANAILDHKMHCTAITDEEALAFLTRRAFQSEGEARLKIIRAQQSSVQLSTYFAGRMAMYQLRQNLQQAMGPRFALGRFHEAVLLCGPVPVKYLPELVRRQLQEKP
- a CDS encoding carboxypeptidase-like regulatory domain-containing protein → MSASWPLGAQSQLSGRVHHPRYEGGEPLYCAAVMVFASQKGGQAEARGFRTWETHPAGWYLIAGPPGEYTVWFTQPGGFFRPQILSPVILRDGEKLDGRDVTPSFDYACFYEGAWDSRPATEYYQVFTARGHSLTAVGIRLAHDGVDGQGPGSQTLVATVHRAGAGTPDQWPQVGPPGVIPKVDCGGAKNYAYATAWDSGEVPLIPGEKYAIRLRAEKEGGVMQTFWRTNTAAEPSLYRVGKDGSRGWGPQQLWLAVATDAEGWVIPYNKKVHLAYQEFAGFAQRWSQTYVARGRSLAGVLLHAAVGGAQPPLSRQRVVVRVRQGGPEGPVVGVEKIAIGNGNYTGDASWGMFGAAYARGEVPLTPGATYALEFESIENYETLHGFVNIKGDVSDDRPGFNPYKKVAPDDYAHGTAYKLGREAMPFDLDMQVVEYLSASAPPPGPNLLRQGDMQAAEGELPAGWTPFKVEPATRLVRFADGPANTNFTARVVGGSATGARADGGFVQQVGGLNRFAAYRLTGKIRSSWPLDWQHQTMVGIDPTGQTENPDAPTVQWSKGPLLHGVYVDYRSEPVRPQKDRLSIWLRGRTTMTNDYRFTADFDDFALREILE
- the deoC gene encoding deoxyribose-phosphate aldolase, which encodes MQYSYEELAGMLDHSLLHPTFTDQEMEEGCRLAARYRVASVCVKPYFVKRAAELLRGTGVKVGAVVAFPHGNSATEVKRYETRVACQDGAVEIDMVINIGKALSGDWDYVEADIRAVCEEAHAHGAKVKVIFENDYLPNDEIKIRLCQISERAGADWIKTSTGYGFVKGPDGKYSYRGATEHDLRLMRAHVSPKVQVKAAGGVRDLDALILVRDLGCTRCGATASAAMLEEYKKRAAGEAAAAGPASLGGGGY
- the infA gene encoding translation initiation factor IF-1; translated protein: MSKEEPIEFDGRVTQVLPGTMFRVALPTGHEVLAHISGKMRKNFIRISVGDKVRVQMSPYDLGKARITYRINQ
- a CDS encoding NAD(P)H-hydrate dehydratase → MPVPVISIAQMREWENQTWAAGRSETDVIRQAGTAFAAELKHWWQPPQPLLILAGRGHNGDDARAAAECFPREQVILLNVHDPAAALPELKAHLARHAATPGWIVDGLFGIGLNRPLGDAWRALVEEINASGWPVAAVDVPSGLDADTAQPLGAAVRATLTVTFGAPKWGLLAPEAAEFTGRLWVAPDIGLIPCPFSHRVQWTLPEDFRHFPPRRPVAGHKGTFGHLGLVAGSAGYHGAAVLAALGAQKAQPGLITVATMEGTYIPIASQLRAPMVCVWTPHTFEQKACDAWLLGPGLAGALHHQELKPALIALWREFPGPVVADASALDMLEPGPAAGLRVMTPHPGEAARLLQCSVADILRDRCAAVQALNEKFPGCHIVLKGRLTVVHEHKTGTFLNPTGNPHLAQGGAGDVLAGYLAGWLAQPTLAARAMTAIRYAVWEHGAAADRLQQRGGAWTMEDLLEELGKTETGRPA
- a CDS encoding carbohydrate binding family 9 domain-containing protein; amino-acid sequence: MEATQAWSYVRQATRRFFAAAVLGLFCPFLPAQETALAPPPLPPSTALWPVTFTEHPPEMDGRLNDACWAKAPAFTNFTQVLPVEGAPPSETTEVRLLFTRDYLYIGVRCYDSQPQSILAKQMQHDANLRSDDYFMVALDSFNRQREGCYFMVNPAGVRAEGLIENFSVANKSWDTLWHAHARVDEHGWTAELAIPFRSLGFDPQTNAWGCNFERVIRRKQEIVRWTALSPAKAMTTLADFGQIQGLEKLRQGKGLELRPFASGKFRDDRLNARQQWEFRPGLDVTYQITPMLKLQGTLNTDFAEAEVDERVVNLTRFPLFFPEKRDFFLQDASVWRFGGLTYSPLPFYSRRIGLAEDGMPVDLLGGARLTGRLNGTTLGLLNVQQEAYRDVPSKNLTVARLSQLVFEESNVGLLLTHGDPRQRGDNTVVGADFNYLNSRLPGNRQLLGHAFLLMSDSDAKGGRGLAWGFKLDFPNEPLEAEAIFRQVDARFDPALGFVSRRDIRQYILGSRYVWRLNTRALRSISLGVRPTWATDTSGRLIEEDYDLPYLMLTTPAGDTWYMEYSLNRDVVDAPFEMWPGVWIPADDYGWGGFRTFLRTSEARPLSWFFNYRHGDYYHGTRQDYLTELNWRPSSHWLWGLNYQLRRVRLPSGDFDARLAGLRLNLTFTPNLSWNNLVQYENQTRSAGWNSRLRWTFRPGCDAYLVFNQGMAVEEWRLSRQWSEISCKVVVTLRF